One Nitrosopumilus piranensis genomic region harbors:
- a CDS encoding AbiV family abortive infection protein, with the protein MTDFLITSDKIIKGMNFAIGHANSLLITSEELFNQKKHAESTALAILSYEESAKANWLLRKLQEDNGVTKKDWKSLLDHDFKLSQLEKENMKMIDEMSDAEMKIYLDFQQETVQKIAEKSKEEAISKRKDLLEILKKFNKIKKLCFYSDWDDTEKKWKSFRVFPKDDQYAMNYTIIHLAENLLGRIIFLKDLHENPSKSAGIKGVVPDVEKNQIIELEDHSNDIENRKSFQDLQAHFENSKKYEPLLAKGWIALKKYF; encoded by the coding sequence ATGACTGATTTTTTGATTACATCGGATAAGATCATAAAAGGAATGAATTTTGCAATAGGCCATGCAAATTCGTTACTTATTACATCAGAAGAATTATTCAATCAAAAAAAGCATGCTGAATCTACTGCACTTGCCATTTTATCATATGAAGAGTCTGCCAAAGCTAATTGGTTACTAAGAAAACTGCAAGAAGATAATGGTGTCACTAAAAAAGATTGGAAATCCCTCCTTGATCATGACTTTAAGCTAAGCCAACTAGAAAAAGAAAACATGAAAATGATTGATGAGATGTCTGATGCTGAAATGAAAATTTATCTTGATTTTCAGCAAGAAACTGTTCAAAAAATAGCTGAAAAATCAAAAGAAGAGGCTATTTCAAAACGTAAAGACTTGCTTGAAATTTTAAAAAAATTCAACAAGATAAAGAAACTTTGTTTTTACAGTGATTGGGATGATACTGAGAAAAAATGGAAATCATTTAGAGTATTTCCTAAAGATGATCAATATGCCATGAATTACACAATAATTCATTTAGCAGAAAACTTGCTTGGACGAATCATTTTTCTCAAAGATTTACATGAGAACCCTTCAAAATCTGCGGGAATCAAAGGAGTTGTTCCTGATGTTGAAAAAAATCAGATTATTGAGTTAGAAGATCATAGTAATGACATTGAGAATAGGAAATCATTTCAAGATCTACAGGCTCATTTTGAAAATTCTAAAAAATACGAACCACTCCTAGCAAAGGGATGGATTGCATTGAAAAAATATTTCTAA
- a CDS encoding elongation factor EF-2 codes for MVKFKSTSEVMKIIKNKDQIRNFGVIAHVDHGKTTMSDSLLAYSGIIAPSAAGKALAMDFDKEEQQRGITIYQANVTLLFSQKGTEYVINMIDTPGHVDFSGRVIRSLRAIDGAVVVCDAVEGIMTQTETVTRMALEERVKPVLFINKVDRLIKELRLTPEKMQAQLAEVVSNFNQLIDTYAEPEYKEKWKVSIQDASVTFGSAKDRWAINIDLMKERGITFKDVIDAYENEKVDDLVEKAPLADAVLGMVVKHHPAPHEAVTYRIPQIWKGDLESDVGKALLACDDTGPTIMMIVNMVLDPAAGPVAIGRLFSGTIKDGQTINIIDAKREGRVQSVNFFMGNQREQVGELGAGNIPALLGLTEARAGNTLSSVKDIPMFEGVKYVSEPVVQVAIEPKHPKDLPKLVEVLKQLTIEDPNLIVKIDEESGETIVAGMGVLHLDVATHRIQDAKVEIVTSEPLINYRETVKSACEPIMAKSPNRHNKIFMKVEPLEPEIANMLRTGEISDMKDKKIVSDLLKGAGWDTDTIKRVMRFDSRGNVLINGTKGVQFVQESTDSINSGFDEVMKEGPLCKEQMRDCKFIFTHFVPHEDTAHRGLSQLGPASRRACMGALLTAGTAVLEPTLAIEVRVPTDLVGNVATVLSGKRGKVLDMAQKGASSIVTGEIPASETFTLSEEMRGQTAGRATWNTSFKAWTEVPKSMLTAAVADIRKRKGLAPDPPRAEEFIDKE; via the coding sequence ATGGTAAAATTCAAGTCAACAAGTGAAGTAATGAAAATTATCAAAAATAAGGATCAGATACGAAACTTTGGTGTAATTGCTCACGTTGACCATGGAAAAACTACTATGAGTGACAGCCTTTTAGCTTACTCTGGAATTATTGCCCCATCAGCTGCTGGAAAAGCACTTGCTATGGATTTTGATAAAGAAGAACAACAAAGAGGAATTACAATTTATCAAGCAAATGTTACTTTGCTCTTTTCCCAAAAAGGTACTGAATATGTCATTAACATGATTGATACACCTGGACACGTAGATTTTAGTGGAAGGGTAATTCGTAGTCTTAGGGCAATTGATGGTGCAGTTGTAGTGTGTGATGCAGTAGAAGGAATCATGACTCAGACTGAAACTGTTACTAGAATGGCACTTGAAGAGAGAGTAAAGCCTGTTTTATTTATCAACAAAGTAGATAGACTAATCAAAGAACTGCGATTAACTCCTGAAAAAATGCAGGCTCAATTAGCAGAAGTAGTTTCAAACTTTAATCAATTAATCGATACATATGCAGAACCTGAATACAAAGAAAAATGGAAGGTATCAATTCAAGATGCAAGTGTGACCTTTGGCTCTGCAAAAGATAGATGGGCAATCAACATTGATTTAATGAAAGAAAGAGGTATTACATTCAAAGATGTTATTGACGCTTATGAAAATGAAAAAGTCGACGATCTAGTTGAGAAAGCACCACTAGCTGATGCAGTTCTTGGTATGGTTGTAAAACATCATCCTGCCCCTCATGAGGCAGTCACATACAGAATTCCTCAAATTTGGAAAGGTGATTTAGAATCTGATGTTGGAAAGGCATTACTTGCATGTGATGATACTGGTCCCACAATTATGATGATTGTAAACATGGTATTGGATCCTGCAGCAGGGCCTGTTGCTATTGGAAGATTATTCTCTGGAACAATCAAAGATGGACAAACAATCAACATCATTGATGCAAAACGTGAAGGAAGAGTTCAATCTGTAAATTTCTTTATGGGAAACCAAAGAGAACAAGTAGGAGAACTTGGTGCTGGAAACATTCCTGCATTATTAGGATTAACTGAAGCTAGAGCAGGTAACACATTATCATCTGTTAAAGACATTCCAATGTTTGAAGGAGTCAAATATGTTTCAGAACCTGTTGTCCAAGTTGCAATTGAACCAAAACATCCTAAAGATTTACCTAAACTAGTCGAAGTTCTCAAACAACTAACCATTGAAGATCCTAACTTGATTGTAAAAATTGATGAAGAAAGCGGAGAGACAATTGTTGCAGGAATGGGTGTCTTGCACCTTGATGTTGCTACTCACCGTATTCAGGATGCTAAAGTAGAGATTGTTACATCTGAGCCTTTGATTAACTATCGAGAAACTGTAAAATCTGCATGTGAACCAATCATGGCAAAATCTCCAAACAGGCACAACAAAATATTCATGAAAGTTGAACCACTAGAGCCTGAAATTGCAAACATGCTAAGAACCGGTGAAATCAGTGATATGAAAGACAAGAAGATTGTTTCAGATTTGCTAAAGGGCGCCGGATGGGATACTGATACAATAAAGAGAGTTATGCGATTTGATTCTCGTGGTAATGTTTTGATTAACGGAACAAAAGGTGTTCAATTTGTACAGGAATCAACTGATTCTATAAACTCTGGATTTGATGAAGTAATGAAAGAGGGGCCTCTCTGTAAAGAGCAGATGAGGGACTGTAAATTCATATTTACTCACTTTGTTCCTCACGAGGATACTGCACACAGAGGTCTATCTCAATTAGGACCTGCATCTCGTAGAGCATGTATGGGTGCATTGCTAACTGCAGGAACTGCTGTCTTGGAACCAACTTTGGCAATTGAAGTTCGTGTACCAACTGATCTAGTTGGAAATGTTGCAACAGTTCTTTCTGGAAAACGTGGCAAAGTTCTAGATATGGCACAAAAAGGTGCATCAAGTATTGTTACAGGTGAGATACCAGCTTCTGAGACATTTACATTATCTGAAGAGATGAGAGGTCAAACTGCAGGACGTGCAACATGGAATACTTCCTTTAAGGCATGGACCGAAGTTCCTAAATCCATGCTTACAGCAGCTGTTGCTGACATTCGAAAGAGAAAGGGACTTGCTCCAGACCCTCCAAGAGCAGAAGAATTTATCGACAAAGAGTAA
- a CDS encoding sugar isomerase, producing MNTMDAFEKDIHLQVDFLKSFQKQKPISKTLQKNIIFSGSGDSMVSSMLAESFSNGLVKAMDPLDLYKNRSLVKSKHVYFVSISGNTITNVKVAKITKKSTAITSKSDGQLAKVSNDVILLDSPNNGVFTAGSISFLESALCCISLVAPIRISHPARLYSKAKSDSKRVQISKKIYILGNLLTFPLAMYCAAKFYEVLGYDAHYCRIEQFSHMELFSAKSGDTVIIFEEKNLHNVQLTKNLKKIGINVVHPSMPSDKISQVLYCTFFSQFIALNEAKRKRKKDCYFVTAKKIRNVSNDMIY from the coding sequence ATGAATACTATGGATGCATTTGAAAAAGACATTCATCTCCAAGTAGATTTTCTAAAATCCTTTCAAAAGCAAAAACCTATTTCAAAGACTCTGCAAAAAAATATCATTTTTTCTGGAAGTGGTGATTCAATGGTGTCTTCTATGTTGGCTGAATCTTTTTCTAATGGATTGGTAAAGGCAATGGATCCATTAGACTTGTACAAAAATAGATCTTTAGTAAAATCAAAACATGTTTACTTTGTTTCAATTTCTGGTAACACCATTACTAATGTCAAGGTTGCAAAAATTACAAAAAAATCAACTGCAATTACATCAAAGTCTGATGGCCAATTAGCTAAAGTCTCTAATGATGTAATTCTACTTGACTCTCCTAATAATGGAGTTTTTACTGCAGGCAGCATCTCATTTTTAGAAAGTGCCTTATGTTGCATTTCTCTAGTTGCGCCTATACGTATCTCCCATCCTGCTAGATTATATTCAAAAGCAAAATCTGATTCCAAGCGAGTCCAAATCTCTAAAAAAATTTACATCCTTGGCAATTTATTGACTTTCCCTCTTGCAATGTATTGTGCTGCAAAATTCTATGAGGTGTTGGGGTATGATGCACACTATTGTAGAATAGAGCAGTTTTCTCACATGGAGTTATTTTCAGCTAAAAGTGGTGACACTGTCATAATTTTTGAAGAAAAAAATCTACATAATGTGCAATTGACAAAAAATCTTAAAAAAATTGGAATTAATGTGGTTCATCCCAGTATGCCATCTGATAAAATATCTCAAGTGTTGTACTGTACATTTTTCTCTCAATTCATTGCACTAAATGAGGCAAAAAGAAAACGGAAAAAAGACTGTTATTTTGTGACGGCAAAAAAGATTCGTAATGTAAGTAATGACATGATCTATTGA
- a CDS encoding MqnA/MqnD/SBP family protein, with protein MEISVGHTPDSDDAFMFYGMFTGKVPSPDFEVNHVIEDIEKLNRKATNPQLDVTAVSVHACAYIPGYTVLRSGGSFGIGYGPIVTARKQMTIDEIKKCKIAIPGKMTSAFLLLQLMIGKFDYVEMNFSDIPEAVKSGKVDAGLVIHETQLSYEQEGNAKILDVGEWWDKTTGGLPVPLGINVMRTDLGSETIQKFDKYLQASIEYGLENFDDALEYAMQYSREKPRELIEKFVKMYVNQVTVNMGDSGEESIRRVFEMAKEKNLVPDFELSIAIK; from the coding sequence ATGGAAATTTCAGTAGGGCATACTCCTGATTCGGATGATGCATTCATGTTTTATGGTATGTTTACAGGAAAAGTTCCATCTCCAGATTTTGAAGTAAATCATGTCATTGAAGATATTGAAAAATTAAACCGCAAAGCAACAAATCCACAACTAGATGTCACAGCAGTTTCAGTTCATGCATGTGCATATATTCCAGGATACACTGTTTTACGAAGTGGCGGAAGTTTTGGAATTGGATATGGCCCCATAGTTACTGCAAGAAAACAAATGACTATTGATGAGATAAAAAAATGCAAAATTGCAATTCCAGGAAAGATGACATCAGCATTTTTACTACTACAATTAATGATCGGAAAATTTGATTATGTTGAAATGAACTTTAGCGACATTCCAGAAGCTGTAAAATCAGGCAAAGTCGATGCAGGGCTAGTAATTCACGAGACACAATTATCATATGAGCAAGAAGGGAATGCCAAAATTCTAGATGTAGGAGAATGGTGGGATAAGACAACTGGCGGATTGCCAGTACCACTTGGAATTAATGTCATGAGAACAGACTTAGGATCAGAGACAATACAGAAATTTGACAAATATCTTCAAGCATCAATTGAATATGGATTAGAAAATTTTGATGATGCACTAGAGTATGCAATGCAGTATTCCAGAGAAAAGCCAAGAGAATTGATTGAAAAATTTGTAAAAATGTATGTAAATCAAGTAACAGTCAATATGGGAGATTCTGGGGAAGAATCCATAAGAAGAGTATTTGAGATGGCAAAAGAAAAAAATCTAGTTCCAGATTTTGAACTAAGCATAGCCATCAAGTAA
- a CDS encoding MTH1187 family thiamine-binding protein produces the protein MIHAEISIYPIATKTTSASFYIAKAIESIQKIENLTYEINSMGTVLESDDMDVINKATKQMTETVHNLGIGRVEVVIKIDSRRDKHLKMHEKIESIKKHLD, from the coding sequence TTGATTCATGCAGAAATTAGTATATATCCAATAGCGACAAAAACTACTAGCGCAAGTTTTTACATTGCAAAAGCAATTGAATCAATTCAAAAGATAGAAAATCTCACATACGAAATTAATTCAATGGGGACAGTTTTAGAGTCAGATGATATGGATGTAATTAACAAAGCAACAAAACAGATGACAGAAACAGTTCACAATCTAGGAATTGGTAGAGTAGAAGTTGTAATTAAGATAGATTCAAGAAGAGACAAACATCTAAAGATGCATGAAAAGATAGAGTCAATTAAAAAACATTTAGATTAA